Below is a window of Micromonospora chersina DNA.
ACGGTCTTCTTCGACGGGCTCACCGACTCGGTGTCGCACGCCGTGCGGGTCACTCTCCTCGCCGAGCTGGGCCTGCTGCTGGTCACCGTGGCGGGCGCGTTCCTGCTGCCCCGCCGCGCCCGTGAAGGGGTCGGCGGCGGGCACTGAGCGCCGACCCCTGACAAATGTCACGGCCGGAAGATGACGACCGCTCCGGGGACCGGACCGCCGGTCCCCGGAGCATCGTTGTCATGACCGACACCCACCCTGCCGTCGAGCTCGCCGGACTCACCAAGACCTTCGGCCCGGTGACCGCCGTCGACGGGCTCGACCTCCGCATCGCCCCGGGCGAGGTGGTGGCCTTCCTCGGCCCCAACGGCGCCGGCAAGACCACCACCGTGGACATGCTGCTCGGGCTGGCCCGGCCGGACGCCGGCACCGTCCGGCTCTTCGGCGGCACTCCCGCCGACGCCGTCCGGCTCGGCCGGGTCGCCGCCGTGATGCAGACCGGCGGCCTGCTCAAGGACCTCACCGTCGCCGAGACGGTACGGATGACCGCCCACTTCTACGGCCACACGCGGCCGGCCGCCGAGGTGCTGGAGCGGGCCGGCATCGCCGACATCGCCGACCGGCCGGTGGGCAAGTGCTCCGGCGGCCAGCAGCAGCGGCTGCGCTTCGCCCTGGCGCTGCTGCCCGACCCCGACCTCATGGTGCTCGACGAGCCGACCACCGGGATGGACGTCGAGGGGCGCCGGGACTTCTGGCAGGCCATCCGGGCCGACGCCCGCTCCGGCCGCACCGTCCTGTTCGCCACCCACTACCTCGACGAGGCCGACGCGTACGCGGACCGGATCGTGCTGGTCCGCCAGGGCCGGGTCGTCGCCGACGGCACCACCGCCGAGATCAAGAACCTGGCCGCCGGTCGGGTCGTCCGGGCCACCCTGCCCGGCGCCGACCAGGCCGCCCTGGCGGCTCTGCCCGGCGTGCAGTCGGTCGAGGTGCGCGGCGACGCCGTGCTGGTCCACACCGAGGACTCCGACGCCGTCGCCCGGCACCTGCTCACCCGGACCGACGCCCGGGACCTGGAGATCACCTCGCGCAACCTCGAAGAGGCCTTCCTCGCCCTGACCACCACCGCCGCCTGACCGCCGACCGCGCCGATCCGG
It encodes the following:
- a CDS encoding ABC transporter ATP-binding protein, producing MTDTHPAVELAGLTKTFGPVTAVDGLDLRIAPGEVVAFLGPNGAGKTTTVDMLLGLARPDAGTVRLFGGTPADAVRLGRVAAVMQTGGLLKDLTVAETVRMTAHFYGHTRPAAEVLERAGIADIADRPVGKCSGGQQQRLRFALALLPDPDLMVLDEPTTGMDVEGRRDFWQAIRADARSGRTVLFATHYLDEADAYADRIVLVRQGRVVADGTTAEIKNLAAGRVVRATLPGADQAALAALPGVQSVEVRGDAVLVHTEDSDAVARHLLTRTDARDLEITSRNLEEAFLALTTTAA